Proteins from a genomic interval of Undibacterium parvum:
- a CDS encoding DegQ family serine endoprotease: MKKSQFFVNAKSVSTLFSTLLTTAVLSASMVVLAPGVLGLTPSAMAASVAGLPDFTELVEKTGPAVVNIRTTEKVMQGQAMPGMEDEQMQEFFRRFFGAPMPKQAPAPKNRKAPQQQEEEVPRGVGSGFIISQDGYVLTNTHVVDGASEVYVKLTDKREFKAKVIGADKRTDVAVLKIEGGKLPRLNIGDSEKIKAGEWVIAIGSPFDLDNTVTAGIVSAKARDTGDYLPLIQTDVAVNPGNSGGPLINMRGEVIGINSQIYSRSGGYMGISFAIPIDEAMRVVEQLKSSGKVTRGRIGVQIGEVSKDVAESIGLPKAQGALVSRVESGGPAEKAGLQDGDVILKFNGVAVEKSSDLPRMVGVTKPGSKAVVSVWRKGAAREVTVTIAEVEADKSAQKADKKSKKEQASNVLGIYVSDLSDAQRKEVPGGQGVVIDTVDGAAAQVGLRAGDIILTMNNADVKDAKQFAAMLAKLDPKKAAVLLVRRGDATQFVPIRPQAQ, from the coding sequence TTTGACGCCGTCCGCAATGGCCGCCAGCGTTGCCGGCTTACCTGATTTTACTGAGCTGGTCGAAAAAACAGGCCCGGCCGTAGTGAATATTCGCACCACCGAAAAAGTCATGCAAGGGCAAGCCATGCCGGGCATGGAAGACGAGCAGATGCAGGAGTTTTTCCGGCGATTCTTTGGCGCGCCTATGCCTAAACAGGCACCGGCACCAAAAAACCGCAAAGCACCGCAACAGCAAGAAGAGGAAGTGCCACGGGGAGTTGGTTCTGGTTTCATTATTTCGCAAGATGGCTATGTGTTGACCAACACCCATGTGGTGGATGGCGCCTCTGAGGTCTACGTTAAATTGACCGATAAACGCGAATTTAAGGCCAAGGTCATCGGTGCCGATAAGCGTACCGACGTTGCCGTATTAAAGATAGAAGGCGGTAAATTGCCGCGTCTAAATATCGGTGATTCTGAAAAAATTAAGGCTGGCGAGTGGGTCATTGCCATCGGTTCACCATTTGATTTAGATAATACTGTCACTGCCGGTATCGTTTCTGCTAAGGCACGTGACACTGGTGATTATTTGCCGCTGATACAAACAGACGTGGCGGTCAATCCAGGTAATTCCGGCGGTCCTTTGATTAATATGCGCGGTGAAGTGATAGGGATTAACTCGCAAATTTATAGTCGCTCTGGTGGTTATATGGGGATTTCGTTTGCGATTCCTATCGATGAAGCGATGCGCGTGGTCGAGCAACTGAAGTCTTCTGGCAAGGTGACGCGTGGGCGTATCGGCGTGCAAATCGGCGAGGTTTCTAAAGACGTCGCTGAGTCTATCGGTCTGCCTAAGGCACAAGGTGCCTTGGTATCACGGGTAGAGTCCGGTGGTCCTGCCGAAAAAGCTGGCTTGCAAGACGGCGACGTGATCTTGAAATTTAATGGCGTCGCAGTCGAAAAATCGAGTGATTTACCGAGAATGGTCGGTGTGACTAAGCCCGGTAGTAAGGCCGTCGTTTCGGTCTGGCGTAAGGGCGCGGCGCGCGAAGTGACGGTCACTATCGCCGAAGTCGAAGCAGATAAATCGGCGCAGAAAGCAGATAAAAAATCCAAGAAAGAGCAAGCCTCCAATGTTCTGGGTATTTATGTTTCAGACTTGAGCGATGCGCAAAGAAAAGAAGTGCCAGGCGGGCAAGGCGTGGTGATAGACACGGTTGATGGTGCCGCGGCACAGGTGGGGTTGCGTGCGGGTGACATCATCTTGACGATGAATAATGCCGACGTTAAAGATGCCAAGCAGTTTGCCGCTATGCTGGCCAAGCTCGACCCTAAGAAGGCGGCAGTGTTGTTAGTACGGCGCGGTGATGCAACGCAATTTGTGCCGATACGTCCACAGGCACAGTAA
- a CDS encoding glutaredoxin family protein: MNQFTLYSRSYCHLCDDMLQQLLPYQAQYAFEIKVIDLDTEASPELLAIYDELVPVLLGQKEGAEPQQICHYFLDAVKLKAFFDE, encoded by the coding sequence ATGAACCAGTTCACACTTTATTCGCGCAGTTATTGCCATCTGTGCGATGACATGCTGCAGCAATTGCTGCCTTACCAGGCGCAGTATGCCTTTGAGATTAAAGTCATCGATCTCGATACCGAGGCGAGCCCAGAATTGTTGGCGATCTACGATGAATTGGTGCCGGTCTTGCTGGGCCAAAAAGAGGGTGCCGAGCCGCAACAAATCTGCCACTATTTTTTAGATGCAGTAAAACTGAAAGCTTTTTTTGATGAGTAA